In one window of Ruminococcus hominis DNA:
- the rplI gene encoding 50S ribosomal protein L9, with amino-acid sequence MKVILLQDVKSLGKKGEIVNVNDGYARNFILPKKLGLEANGKNMNDLKLQKNNEAKVAKEHLEAAKELAKQLEAGKVEVAIKVGEGGKVFGSVSNKEIAAEVKKQLGLEIDKKKVQLKDALKTLGTHKVPVKLHPEVTAEVTVEVKEEK; translated from the coding sequence ATGAAAGTTATTTTATTACAGGATGTAAAATCCCTTGGAAAAAAAGGTGAAATCGTAAATGTAAACGATGGATATGCAAGAAATTTTATTTTGCCAAAGAAGCTTGGTCTTGAGGCAAATGGAAAAAATATGAATGATCTTAAGCTCCAGAAGAATAATGAAGCAAAGGTTGCAAAAGAGCATCTTGAAGCTGCAAAAGAGCTTGCAAAACAGTTGGAAGCAGGTAAAGTTGAAGTTGCAATTAAAGTTGGAGAGGGCGGAAAAGTATTCGGTTCTGTCTCAAATAAAGAGATTGCAGCAGAGGTAAAGAAGCAGTTAGGCCTGGAAATCGATAAGAAGAAAGTACAGCTGAAGGATGCATTAAAAACACTTGGTACACACAAAGTGCCTGTAAAGCTTCATCCTGAGGTAACAGCTGAAGTGACAGTAGAAGTAAAAGAAGAAAAATAA
- a CDS encoding lactate utilization protein, translating to MNVREMRNEVLANRVVKNLESRNMEAYFVKTKEEALKKALELIPEGSSISWGGTASAKEIGLLDAVHEGNYEVYDREEVQTPELKNEIAHKALDCDFFIGSTNALAENGVMVNIDGNANRVAAFAFGPKNVLLIVGMNKVVKSEEDAMSRARNEAAPINAQRFGLDTPCSKNGMCYDCKSPDCICCQILITRYSRAAKRIKVILVDENLGF from the coding sequence ATGAATGTAAGAGAAATGAGAAATGAAGTATTGGCTAACCGGGTAGTGAAAAATTTGGAATCCCGTAATATGGAAGCATATTTCGTGAAAACAAAAGAAGAAGCATTAAAAAAAGCATTGGAGCTGATTCCAGAGGGAAGCTCAATCAGCTGGGGAGGAACCGCTTCAGCTAAGGAGATTGGATTGTTAGATGCTGTACATGAAGGGAATTATGAAGTATATGACAGGGAAGAAGTCCAGACACCGGAGCTGAAAAATGAAATTGCTCATAAAGCGCTGGACTGTGACTTTTTTATAGGAAGTACAAATGCATTGGCAGAAAATGGCGTGATGGTTAATATAGATGGAAATGCAAACCGTGTGGCAGCGTTTGCTTTTGGACCGAAAAATGTACTTTTAATCGTAGGCATGAATAAGGTTGTAAAATCTGAAGAAGATGCCATGAGCAGAGCTAGAAATGAGGCGGCTCCGATCAATGCACAGAGATTCGGACTTGATACTCCATGTTCTAAAAATGGAATGTGCTATGATTGCAAATCACCGGATTGCATTTGCTGTCAGATTTTGATCACGAGATATTCCAGAGCGGCGAAGAGAATCAAGGTGATTCTGGTAGACGAGAACTTAGGGTTCTAA
- a CDS encoding DUF951 domain-containing protein, with protein MEDRFAVGDIIRMKKPHPCGSHEWEILRVGADFRLKCEGCGHQVMVSRKLVEKNTKEIRKKA; from the coding sequence ATGGAAGATCGTTTTGCGGTAGGAGACATTATCCGGATGAAGAAGCCACACCCATGTGGAAGTCATGAATGGGAAATTCTTCGTGTGGGAGCGGATTTTCGTTTGAAATGTGAAGGCTGCGGGCATCAGGTTATGGTGTCTAGAAAATTGGTTGAAAAAAATACAAAAGAAATACGAAAAAAGGCTTGA
- a CDS encoding ATP-binding protein, producing the protein MDIKRAKQEIKDSIEAYLTKDEFGAYRIPAIRQRPVLLMGPPGIGKTQIMEQIAKECKIGLVAYTITHHTRQSAVGLPFIKEKIYGGQTYSVTEYTMSEIIASVYEKIEQTGIKEGILFIDEINCVSETLAPTMLQFLQGKTFGNQKIPQGWIIVAAGNPPEYNKSVREFDIVTLDRIKKINVEANLDVWKEYAYKQGIHPAVISYLELRKQNFYRIETTVDGKAFATARGWEDLSQLIQTYEVLGKTIDRDVIAQYIQHKMIAKDFANYLELFYKYRKDYGVEDILEGKWNTATLQKIKAAPFDEHLSVVSLLNGKASEMFQKSFLEDAYVSKVYEYLLIYKENLESMRPEDIWHQAERDYQEQIRKELLSHTEEIVMKKAVSALEKFAKQSQNNILESNSEEQFEQVKEMFGELVQNRENLIELTSEMLTHIFDFMEAAFGESQEMVVLITELNANSYAVWFIKENGCDQYYRYNKGLLFDERQQAIVQDMDAVETLLNKQGAIS; encoded by the coding sequence ATGGATATAAAGCGTGCGAAACAGGAAATCAAAGATTCTATAGAAGCGTATTTGACGAAGGATGAGTTTGGAGCATATCGGATTCCGGCTATCCGTCAAAGACCGGTACTTCTGATGGGACCTCCTGGGATTGGTAAAACACAGATTATGGAACAAATTGCAAAGGAATGTAAAATTGGTTTGGTTGCATATACAATTACGCATCATACAAGGCAAAGTGCAGTCGGATTACCATTTATCAAAGAAAAAATATATGGCGGACAGACTTATTCGGTAACAGAATATACGATGAGTGAAATTATTGCGTCAGTGTATGAGAAAATCGAACAGACGGGAATCAAAGAAGGAATTCTGTTTATTGATGAGATTAACTGTGTGTCAGAAACACTGGCACCGACAATGCTTCAATTTTTACAAGGAAAAACATTTGGAAATCAGAAAATTCCGCAAGGCTGGATTATTGTGGCAGCAGGAAATCCACCGGAGTACAACAAGTCAGTTAGAGAATTTGACATTGTTACATTAGACCGAATTAAAAAAATCAATGTAGAGGCAAATTTGGATGTATGGAAAGAATATGCGTATAAGCAGGGCATTCATCCGGCAGTGATATCATATCTGGAGCTGCGTAAACAGAATTTTTACCGGATTGAGACAACAGTAGACGGCAAAGCATTTGCTACGGCGAGAGGCTGGGAAGATTTGTCACAGCTTATACAGACTTACGAAGTGCTTGGAAAAACAATAGACAGGGATGTCATTGCCCAGTATATTCAGCATAAAATGATTGCAAAAGATTTTGCAAATTATCTGGAACTTTTCTATAAATATAGGAAAGATTATGGAGTGGAAGATATTCTGGAAGGAAAATGGAATACCGCAACGTTACAGAAAATCAAGGCGGCTCCGTTTGATGAGCATTTGAGTGTAGTGAGTCTGTTAAATGGTAAAGCAAGTGAAATGTTCCAGAAAAGTTTCCTGGAGGATGCATATGTTTCAAAAGTATACGAATATTTATTGATTTATAAAGAAAATCTGGAATCTATGCGCCCAGAAGATATCTGGCATCAGGCAGAACGCGATTATCAGGAACAGATACGAAAAGAATTATTGAGCCATACAGAAGAAATTGTAATGAAAAAGGCGGTTTCGGCACTGGAAAAATTTGCAAAACAAAGCCAGAATAATATTTTGGAAAGTAATAGCGAAGAACAATTTGAACAAGTAAAAGAAATGTTCGGAGAGCTTGTACAGAACCGTGAAAATCTGATAGAATTGACTTCAGAGATGCTGACGCATATTTTTGATTTTATGGAGGCTGCATTTGGAGAGAGTCAGGAAATGGTTGTACTGATCACGGAATTGAATGCCAACAGTTATGCGGTGTGGTTTATTAAAGAAAATGGCTGTGACCAGTATTATCGGTATAATAAAGGGCTGCTGTTTGATGAGCGTCAGCAGGCAATTGTGCAAGATATGGATGCAGTAGAGACATTATTAAACAAGCAAGGGGCAATCAGCTAG
- the rpsF gene encoding 30S ribosomal protein S6, protein MNKYELAVVVSAKIEDDARAEVIEKVKDLITRVGGNVTDVDEWGKRRFAYEIQKMKEGFYYFIHFEAESTVPAELEQRIRIMDHVLRYLCVRQDA, encoded by the coding sequence ATGAACAAGTATGAATTAGCTGTTGTTGTCAGCGCTAAAATCGAAGACGACGCTAGAGCAGAAGTCATTGAAAAAGTGAAAGATCTGATCACTCGTGTAGGTGGTAATGTAACAGACGTCGATGAATGGGGTAAGAGAAGATTTGCTTACGAAATTCAGAAGATGAAAGAAGGATTCTACTACTTCATCCACTTCGAGGCTGAGAGTACTGTTCCTGCAGAGTTGGAACAGCGTATCCGTATCATGGATCACGTTCTCAGATATTTATGCGTTAGACAGGATGCATAA
- a CDS encoding helix-turn-helix domain-containing protein yields MGEVRFMISEAAKQVHVEAHVLRYWEDELDLKIGRTEMGHRYYTEDDIQLFRCIQKLKDEGVMLKDLKPMIHELTIAKEKLTEPKENAKLPANVTSTDITKKEVDSADVIPITQLEQVRNLIGDVLTEVVTENNKTLETNISKKVTQDVLREVDFLFQANERQEEEHYRKLDTLIRQQQTIRKEAVKDTPLTRLRKILT; encoded by the coding sequence ATGGGTGAAGTCAGATTTATGATTTCTGAGGCCGCTAAACAAGTTCATGTTGAAGCTCATGTACTTCGTTACTGGGAAGATGAACTGGATTTGAAAATCGGCCGTACAGAAATGGGACACCGATACTATACTGAAGATGATATACAACTATTCCGATGTATCCAAAAACTAAAAGATGAAGGCGTTATGCTAAAAGATTTGAAACCTATGATTCATGAACTAACAATCGCAAAAGAAAAATTAACCGAGCCAAAAGAAAACGCTAAACTTCCGGCAAATGTAACATCCACTGATATCACTAAAAAAGAAGTGGACTCTGCTGATGTAATTCCTATCACTCAATTGGAACAGGTTCGTAATCTCATTGGGGATGTATTGACAGAAGTTGTAACTGAAAATAATAAAACGCTGGAAACAAACATTAGCAAAAAAGTAACTCAGGATGTTCTGCGAGAGGTAGATTTTCTTTTTCAGGCAAATGAACGTCAGGAAGAAGAACATTATCGTAAACTTGACACCTTGATCCGACAGCAACAGACAATTCGAAAAGAGGCCGTGAAAGATACTCCTCTCACCCGCCTTCGAAAAATTCTTACATAG
- a CDS encoding single-stranded DNA-binding protein: MNKVVLVGRLTRDPEVRYSQGDSSTAVARYTLAVDRRFKRDNEPSADFIPCVVFGRSGEFAEKYFRQGMRVSVSGRIQTGSYTNKDGVRVYTTEVIVEEQEFAESRAESEANRGAFHQSAPSQAAPSPSVDAGDGFMNIPDGIDEELPFN, encoded by the coding sequence ATGAACAAGGTAGTTTTGGTAGGAAGATTAACCAGAGACCCGGAAGTTAGATATTCTCAGGGTGACAGCTCAACAGCAGTTGCCAGATATACATTAGCAGTAGACCGCAGATTCAAAAGAGATAATGAGCCAAGCGCAGATTTTATTCCGTGTGTTGTGTTCGGTCGTTCAGGTGAATTTGCAGAAAAATATTTCCGTCAGGGAATGCGCGTTTCCGTTTCCGGTCGTATCCAGACAGGAAGCTATACAAATAAGGATGGCGTAAGAGTCTACACTACTGAGGTAATCGTAGAAGAACAGGAATTTGCTGAAAGCAGAGCAGAGAGTGAAGCGAACAGAGGTGCGTTCCACCAGTCAGCTCCTAGCCAGGCAGCACCATCACCAAGCGTTGATGCCGGAGATGGCTTCATGAATATTCCAGATGGAATCGATGAGGAGTTACCGTTTAACTAA
- a CDS encoding DUF362 domain-containing protein, translating into MARVISDECVSCGTCEGECPVGAISEGDGKYVVDADACVDCGACEAACPTGAISEA; encoded by the coding sequence ATGGCACGCGTAATTAGTGATGAATGTGTAAGCTGTGGTACTTGCGAAGGCGAATGTCCAGTAGGCGCTATTTCTGAAGGAGATGGCAAATACGTTGTAGATGCAGACGCTTGTGTTGATTGTGGAGCTTGTGAAGCTGCATGTCCTACAGGAGCTATTTCTGAAGCTTAA
- the rpsR gene encoding 30S ribosomal protein S18, giving the protein MAYEKGSKPEGGFKRRGPARRRKKVCVFCGKENNEIDYKDVAKLKKYVSERGKILPRRITGNCAKHQRALTVAIKRARHISLMPYVQD; this is encoded by the coding sequence ATGGCTTACGAAAAAGGTAGCAAACCAGAAGGCGGCTTCAAGAGAAGAGGCCCAGCACGCAGAAGAAAAAAAGTTTGCGTATTTTGTGGTAAAGAAAATAACGAAATCGATTACAAAGACGTTGCAAAATTAAAGAAATATGTTTCTGAAAGAGGAAAAATTCTTCCAAGAAGAATCACAGGAAACTGTGCAAAACATCAGAGAGCTCTTACAGTAGCAATCAAGAGAGCAAGACACATTTCTTTGATGCCATACGTTCAGGACTAA
- the dnaB gene encoding replicative DNA helicase: protein MEEAVIKRIMPHSTEAEQAVIGAMLMNKDAIMETSEILHGEDFYQTAYGILFDAMVEMFHSGKPVDLITLQEHLKEKNAPPEIVSMEYVRDLLMNVDTSANVKYYAQIVQEKSTLRKLIKINEEIANTCYMENRPLEEILETTEKKVFELVERGNVQEYVPIKQVVLNALDVIEKASKTKGTVTGIPTGFIDLDYKLSGLQRSDLVLIAARPSMGKTAFVLNIAQHVAFRENLAVAIFSLEMSKEQLVNRLFSLESHVDAQVLRTGNLKDTDWEKLIEGAGRIGKSKMIIDDTSGISIAEMRSKCRKYKMEMGLDLIIIDYLQLMSGSGGRSNESRQQEISEISRSLKGLARELNVPVIALSQLSRAVESRTDKRPMLSDLRESGAIEQDADVCMFIYREDYYIPDTEDKNIAEIIIAKQRNGPIGTVRLAWMPQYTRFGNELRQQDQ from the coding sequence ATGGAAGAAGCAGTAATTAAAAGAATTATGCCGCACAGTACAGAGGCAGAGCAGGCTGTCATAGGAGCCATGCTGATGAATAAAGATGCAATTATGGAGACATCTGAGATTTTGCATGGTGAAGATTTTTACCAGACTGCTTATGGAATTTTGTTTGATGCGATGGTGGAGATGTTTCATTCTGGTAAACCGGTTGATCTGATTACATTGCAGGAACATTTAAAAGAAAAAAATGCTCCGCCGGAAATTGTCAGTATGGAGTATGTCCGTGATTTGTTGATGAATGTTGACACTTCTGCAAATGTAAAGTATTATGCGCAGATTGTCCAGGAGAAATCAACATTAAGAAAACTGATCAAGATTAATGAAGAAATCGCCAATACCTGTTATATGGAAAATCGTCCGCTTGAGGAGATTTTGGAAACGACAGAAAAAAAGGTATTTGAGTTAGTTGAACGGGGAAATGTACAAGAATATGTTCCTATTAAGCAGGTTGTGTTAAATGCGTTGGATGTAATCGAAAAAGCATCCAAGACGAAGGGAACAGTAACCGGTATTCCAACCGGCTTTATAGACCTGGATTATAAATTATCCGGATTACAGCGTTCGGACTTAGTTTTGATCGCTGCCCGTCCTTCTATGGGAAAAACAGCGTTTGTGTTAAATATCGCACAGCATGTTGCATTTCGCGAAAATCTGGCAGTTGCAATATTCAGTCTTGAGATGTCGAAGGAACAGCTGGTTAACCGACTGTTCTCGCTGGAATCTCATGTAGATGCACAGGTGCTTCGAACCGGTAATTTAAAAGATACAGATTGGGAGAAGCTGATAGAAGGAGCAGGACGAATTGGAAAATCGAAAATGATCATCGATGATACATCCGGTATTTCAATTGCAGAGATGCGTTCGAAATGTCGTAAGTATAAGATGGAGATGGGACTGGATCTTATCATTATTGACTACTTACAGTTGATGAGTGGAAGCGGTGGAAGAAGTAATGAGAGCCGTCAGCAGGAAATTTCAGAGATTTCACGTTCGCTTAAAGGGTTGGCAAGAGAGTTAAATGTTCCGGTTATTGCACTTTCGCAGTTAAGCCGTGCAGTAGAATCCAGAACAGATAAGCGTCCTATGTTGTCTGACTTGCGTGAGTCCGGAGCCATTGAGCAGGATGCCGACGTATGTATGTTTATTTATCGAGAAGATTATTATATTCCAGATACGGAAGATAAAAACATTGCTGAGATTATTATTGCAAAACAGCGTAACGGCCCGATCGGTACAGTGCGACTGGCATGGATGCCTCAGTATACAAGATTTGGAAACGAACTGCGACAGCAGGATCAATAG
- a CDS encoding vWA domain-containing protein, which yields MDNQGLGTLDATGELAEQLERIGTQILNASRAELYFGMRFLDVALSSFDYQMNTEVAPFGTDGRSIFYHPQLLGGMYRRNRIQVNRGYLHMVYHCIFRHIVKPVNGNVWELSCDIAVEHLVDANYHRSVRASKSLLRRETYRRLEQETNGKVLNAERIFKILQSWSLGEKEREKLEQEFYVDDHRYWESQKPNRQPDPILNQKWQDINEQMETDLETFSKEASQENGDFIGQIKIENRERHDYKSFLRKFSVFREEMGIDPDSFDYNFYSYGLSLYGNMPLIEPQETKEVKKIEEFAIVIDTSMSCSGELVQKFLEETYSVLKENESFFKKINVHIIQCDEQVHSDCKITSEEELKEYMEHMELYGQGGTDFRPAFEYVEQLVREKEFHDLRGLIYFTDGYGIYPNRMPPFKTAFVFMQEDYTDVDVPVWAIKLILSEDELG from the coding sequence ATGGACAATCAAGGATTAGGAACGCTGGATGCGACCGGTGAACTTGCTGAACAATTAGAGCGGATCGGGACACAAATTTTGAATGCATCCCGTGCAGAATTATATTTCGGTATGCGTTTTTTGGATGTGGCTTTAAGCAGTTTTGATTATCAGATGAATACGGAGGTTGCACCATTTGGAACGGACGGAAGAAGTATCTTTTATCATCCGCAATTATTGGGTGGAATGTACCGAAGAAATCGAATTCAGGTTAATCGGGGATATTTGCATATGGTATATCATTGCATTTTTCGTCATATCGTAAAACCTGTAAATGGAAATGTGTGGGAGCTAAGCTGTGATATTGCGGTAGAACATCTGGTGGATGCCAATTATCACAGATCGGTGAGGGCGTCTAAGAGTTTGCTGCGGCGTGAAACATATAGGCGGTTGGAGCAGGAAACAAATGGAAAAGTGCTGAATGCGGAACGCATTTTCAAGATTCTGCAAAGCTGGAGTCTCGGAGAAAAGGAACGGGAGAAATTAGAACAGGAATTTTATGTGGACGATCATCGATATTGGGAGAGTCAGAAACCAAACCGACAGCCAGATCCAATATTGAATCAGAAGTGGCAGGACATCAATGAACAAATGGAAACAGATTTGGAGACATTTTCTAAAGAAGCATCACAAGAAAATGGTGATTTCATTGGACAGATAAAAATAGAGAATAGAGAACGGCATGACTACAAATCATTTCTTAGAAAGTTTTCTGTGTTTAGGGAAGAAATGGGAATCGACCCGGATTCTTTTGATTATAATTTTTATAGTTATGGATTATCATTATATGGAAACATGCCTTTGATAGAACCGCAGGAAACAAAAGAAGTAAAGAAAATAGAAGAGTTTGCGATTGTTATAGATACTTCCATGTCGTGCTCCGGTGAACTGGTACAAAAATTTCTGGAGGAGACGTATAGCGTTCTGAAGGAAAATGAAAGTTTTTTTAAGAAAATAAATGTGCATATTATTCAGTGTGATGAGCAGGTGCATTCTGACTGTAAGATTACAAGTGAAGAGGAATTAAAAGAATACATGGAACATATGGAATTGTATGGTCAGGGAGGGACAGACTTTCGTCCGGCATTTGAATATGTGGAGCAGCTGGTCAGGGAAAAAGAGTTTCATGACTTGCGTGGATTGATATATTTTACAGATGGGTACGGCATTTATCCAAATAGAATGCCGCCATTTAAAACAGCATTTGTTTTTATGCAGGAAGATTATACAGATGTAGATGTTCCTGTGTGGGCAATCAAACTAATATTAAGTGAGGATGAATTAGGATAA
- the srtB gene encoding class B sortase produces MSKRNRKPNRKKKNKTGNIISTIILIIAVCVFVVAAYQLLLNVLPYYQGGKDYDKVKALAVQTDGTDDKDAKTSGEEQVGEAASGFKVDFATLLEMNPDTVAWIRFDEPSIISYPVVKSQDNNEYLTKTFTANDNKLGAIFVDKDCASDFSGRNTLIYGHHLNYGGEMFSRLNEYADESFCKAHPYFYIYTPDGKTRTYQVFSAGVVKDMADNYILSYATDEDFMKYIELCRSTSNYAVDVEVNVQSKIVSLSTCTNVNEDERFLLQGVLVEEK; encoded by the coding sequence ATGAGTAAAAGAAATAGAAAACCAAATAGAAAAAAGAAAAATAAGACAGGGAATATCATTTCCACTATCATATTGATCATAGCTGTCTGTGTATTTGTGGTTGCTGCATATCAGTTACTCCTTAATGTTCTCCCGTATTATCAGGGTGGGAAAGACTATGATAAGGTAAAGGCACTTGCAGTTCAGACAGACGGCACAGACGATAAAGATGCAAAAACTTCAGGTGAAGAACAAGTAGGGGAAGCAGCTTCAGGATTCAAAGTAGATTTTGCAACACTATTGGAGATGAATCCGGATACAGTAGCGTGGATTCGATTCGATGAGCCATCGATCATCAGTTATCCGGTAGTAAAAAGCCAGGATAACAATGAATATTTGACAAAGACGTTTACAGCAAATGACAATAAATTGGGAGCAATCTTTGTTGATAAAGATTGTGCATCAGATTTTTCGGGAAGAAATACGTTAATCTACGGACATCATTTGAATTATGGCGGGGAGATGTTTTCGAGATTAAATGAATATGCGGATGAGAGCTTTTGCAAGGCGCATCCATATTTCTATATTTACACACCAGATGGAAAAACGAGAACATATCAGGTGTTCAGTGCAGGTGTGGTTAAAGATATGGCAGACAATTATATACTGTCCTATGCGACAGATGAGGATTTTATGAAATATATTGAACTGTGCAGGAGCACATCTAATTATGCTGTGGATGTAGAAGTAAATGTACAATCCAAGATCGTAAGTTTATCTACATGTACGAATGTGAATGAAGATGAAAGATTTTTGTTACAAGGCGTATTGGTAGAAGAAAAATAA
- a CDS encoding DHH family phosphoesterase — MDNRNVRLKGQLRMYMQWPVIMTILLVAMNIWMYKVDRKAGLMMSVFVIIYMVIVGVLYFYNRSLILADMIQFSTQYKGIQNTLLKELAIPYAILMADGRILWKNDSFEELFVDQKWEKYMNKLIPELNRGVFPKQNMEQVELQVQYKERDYQVTLRKVSMEGFSEKEEVLQIPKEQEYFIAVYMTDVTELNEYIKENEDQRMIAGLIYIDNFDEVMESVEEVRQSLLIALIDRKINKYIGDVDGIVKKLEKDKYFIVIRKESYKKFEADKFSLLEEVKQVNIGNARSATLSIGLGLNTATYAQSYNYARIAIDLALARGGDQAVIKDCNGITYFGGKKEMTSKNTRVKARVKAEALREFIVAKDQVIVMGHKIADADCLGACMGIYRAAKELKKKAHIVMNSVPSSVRPLYDEIVDSTAYEDDIFLTSERAMDYINDNTMIVVVDTNKPQMTECPELLKKSKTIAVLDHHRQSSNIIENAVLSYVESYASSACEMVAEVLQYIVDDIKIPSVEADCLYAGIMIDTRNFMNRTGVRTFEAAAFLRRCGADITRVRKMFRDDMDSYRAKAEAVRMAEVYRKEFAIAECPSDVESPTVLAAQAANELLDISGIKASFVLTIYEGKIYMSARSIDEVNVQIVAEKLGGGGHINAAGAQFDHTDMEEAIKALKQTIDKMIEEGDI; from the coding sequence ATGGATAATAGAAATGTGCGTTTAAAAGGGCAGCTGCGAATGTATATGCAGTGGCCGGTCATTATGACAATTCTTCTGGTCGCTATGAATATATGGATGTATAAGGTAGACCGGAAAGCCGGCTTAATGATGTCGGTATTTGTCATCATCTATATGGTAATTGTAGGCGTGCTGTATTTCTACAATCGCTCATTAATTCTTGCGGACATGATCCAATTTTCCACACAGTACAAGGGAATCCAAAATACACTTTTGAAGGAACTTGCAATTCCGTATGCAATATTGATGGCAGATGGAAGAATATTGTGGAAGAATGATAGTTTCGAAGAACTGTTTGTAGATCAGAAGTGGGAAAAGTATATGAACAAACTGATTCCGGAGTTGAATCGCGGTGTATTTCCAAAGCAGAATATGGAACAAGTGGAATTACAAGTACAGTACAAGGAACGCGATTATCAAGTGACACTTAGAAAGGTGTCAATGGAAGGATTCAGTGAGAAAGAAGAAGTGCTCCAGATTCCGAAAGAACAGGAGTATTTTATTGCAGTTTACATGACAGATGTTACAGAATTAAATGAGTATATCAAAGAGAATGAAGACCAGCGTATGATTGCAGGACTCATTTATATTGATAACTTTGACGAAGTCATGGAAAGTGTTGAGGAAGTGCGACAGTCCTTATTAATCGCGTTGATTGACCGAAAGATTAACAAGTATATCGGAGATGTAGATGGAATTGTTAAGAAACTGGAAAAGGACAAGTATTTCATTGTAATCCGAAAAGAAAGCTATAAGAAATTCGAAGCAGATAAATTTTCGCTGTTGGAAGAGGTAAAACAAGTCAATATTGGTAATGCCCGCTCAGCGACATTAAGTATTGGATTAGGATTAAATACAGCAACATATGCTCAGAGTTATAACTATGCCCGTATAGCAATCGATCTTGCACTTGCAAGAGGGGGAGACCAGGCAGTAATTAAAGATTGTAATGGCATCACATACTTTGGCGGTAAGAAAGAGATGACTTCAAAAAATACACGTGTGAAAGCGCGTGTTAAAGCAGAAGCGTTGCGTGAATTTATTGTTGCCAAGGATCAGGTTATTGTTATGGGACATAAGATTGCGGATGCAGACTGTCTTGGAGCTTGCATGGGAATTTATCGAGCTGCAAAGGAGTTGAAGAAGAAAGCGCATATTGTCATGAACAGTGTGCCAAGTTCTGTTCGTCCATTATATGATGAGATTGTGGACAGTACTGCATATGAGGATGATATTTTCCTGACATCAGAGAGAGCAATGGATTATATCAATGATAATACGATGATTGTCGTGGTTGATACAAATAAGCCACAGATGACAGAGTGTCCGGAGCTGCTTAAGAAGTCGAAGACAATTGCTGTATTGGATCATCATAGACAGAGCAGTAATATAATTGAGAATGCAGTTTTGTCTTATGTAGAGTCGTATGCGTCATCTGCCTGTGAGATGGTAGCAGAAGTACTTCAGTATATTGTGGATGATATTAAGATTCCAAGTGTTGAGGCAGATTGTCTGTATGCAGGAATCATGATCGACACGAGAAACTTTATGAACAGAACGGGTGTCAGAACATTTGAAGCCGCTGCATTTTTGCGAAGATGCGGTGCGGATATTACAAGAGTCCGTAAGATGTTCCGAGATGACATGGATTCATATAGAGCGAAGGCAGAGGCTGTCCGTATGGCAGAGGTATATCGCAAGGAATTTGCAATCGCAGAGTGTCCGAGTGATGTTGAAAGCCCGACTGTTCTGGCTGCACAGGCTGCAAATGAGCTGTTGGATATTAGTGGAATCAAGGCATCATTTGTCTTGACTATTTATGAGGGCAAGATTTATATGAGTGCCCGTTCTATTGATGAGGTAAATGTTCAGATTGTTGCGGAAAAACTTGGTGGAGGCGGCCATATCAATGCTGCCGGTGCTCAGTTTGATCATACCGATATGGAAGAAGCAATCAAGGCGTTAAAACAGACGATTGATAAAATGATAGAAGAAGGAGATATTTAA